In Aminobacterium sp. MB27-C1, a single genomic region encodes these proteins:
- a CDS encoding SufD family Fe-S cluster assembly protein: MAKISEEFQEILKIAASTPGYDHFDHKKGAYALINANKVVDYHEIEGVHIEAYETDDGVKALIDIEEGVQLVEPVHLCFGDVRKNGRQVIESHVTVGRGAKVDFLAHCVFPHAEKFLHAMEGTVEVGEGANVSYKELHYHGPESQMEVRPVTKVKVNKGGRYVNDFTLVEGKVGSLDIDIDIDAVGEGSRVELTSKVYGKADDSVKIQDVVKLSGKNSSALIKTRTVLKDHSVGSFMGMIDGAAPGAKGHVDCTEVVQGHAIADASPVVRASHPEAEVTHEAAIGRIADDKIAGLMAKGLTSDEAIDMIVSGLLK, translated from the coding sequence GTGGCTAAGATCAGTGAAGAGTTTCAGGAAATATTGAAAATTGCTGCCAGCACGCCAGGATACGACCATTTTGACCATAAAAAAGGTGCCTACGCCCTTATCAACGCCAATAAAGTTGTAGATTATCATGAAATTGAGGGAGTTCATATTGAAGCCTACGAGACAGACGATGGCGTAAAGGCTCTCATCGATATTGAGGAAGGTGTGCAGCTCGTAGAGCCTGTCCATCTTTGTTTCGGAGATGTTCGCAAGAACGGCCGTCAAGTTATCGAGAGCCACGTTACTGTGGGACGGGGAGCGAAAGTTGATTTTCTCGCTCATTGTGTCTTTCCTCATGCGGAGAAATTTCTCCACGCCATGGAAGGAACGGTAGAAGTGGGCGAGGGAGCGAATGTCTCTTACAAAGAACTTCACTATCATGGCCCTGAAAGTCAGATGGAAGTTCGTCCTGTAACGAAGGTAAAGGTTAATAAGGGAGGCCGTTACGTTAATGATTTTACTCTTGTCGAAGGCAAGGTCGGCTCTCTCGACATAGATATAGATATAGATGCTGTCGGTGAAGGAAGCCGCGTCGAGCTGACATCGAAGGTCTACGGCAAGGCCGATGATTCTGTAAAAATTCAGGATGTCGTGAAGCTTTCAGGGAAGAATAGCTCCGCTCTCATAAAGACGAGAACCGTATTGAAAGATCATAGCGTAGGCAGTTTCATGGGCATGATCGACGGAGCTGCTCCTGGTGCGAAGGGGCACGTCGATTGTACTGAAGTTGTTCAGGGACATGCCATAGCCGATGCCTCGCCTGTGGTGAGGGCATCTCATCCGGAAGCGGAAGTGACTCACGAAGCGGCTATTGGCCGTATTGCTGATGATAAAATTGCCGGGCTCATGGCGAAGGGACTTACTTCCGACGAAGCTATAGACATGATTGTTTCGGGCCTTTTGAAATAG
- a CDS encoding SIS domain-containing protein: MIGKIQDELRESIDVKRAALPLAEKVALASQYIIQTISQGGTVFFCGNGGSAADAQHMAAELLGRFERNRKALPAMALTTNSSTITALANDFGYENIFIRQLQGLADSKDTVVGISTSGTSANVVKALEWARENGLKTIGMTGQGGGKLADIVSVLLAAPSLHTPRIQELHITWGHIICGLVEEALCSHEE, translated from the coding sequence ATGATTGGTAAAATACAAGACGAACTCAGAGAATCTATAGACGTCAAGAGGGCAGCCTTGCCTTTAGCTGAAAAAGTGGCGTTAGCCTCCCAGTATATAATTCAAACCATATCTCAAGGTGGAACGGTGTTTTTTTGTGGGAACGGCGGGTCTGCTGCCGATGCGCAACATATGGCGGCAGAGCTTCTCGGTCGTTTTGAACGGAACAGAAAGGCGCTGCCTGCAATGGCTTTGACGACGAACTCGAGTACGATAACGGCCCTTGCCAACGATTTCGGGTATGAGAATATTTTTATCAGACAGTTGCAGGGATTGGCCGATTCAAAAGATACAGTTGTAGGAATATCTACGAGTGGAACAAGTGCCAACGTGGTGAAGGCGCTGGAATGGGCCAGAGAAAATGGACTTAAGACAATCGGCATGACGGGCCAGGGTGGCGGAAAATTAGCTGACATTGTCTCTGTTCTTCTTGCGGCTCCTTCCCTTCACACTCCGCGAATACAGGAATTGCATATTACATGGGGACATATAATATGTGGTCTCGTAGAGGAGGCTCTCTGTTCCCATGAAGAGTGA
- a CDS encoding GDP-mannose 4,6-dehydratase, with protein MSLKVFITGIGGFIGSHLSEFLARKGCEVWGSYFRPTNDMSVPTRYAKGLFNIDVRQRSHLEEALQQVRPHVIYHLAAQSYPMVSYKEPEFTVESNVMGTLNVFESMLHLGLKDTRVLLASSTAAYGFIDPSEAPVTEDQPFRPAHVYGMSKAAQDLLAVTYGNAHSLDIIRLRIGNCVGRRRRGEVVSDFTRRRAQIDLDIIPPEFHVGNLHTKRAFLDVRDAVEGFWALQEKGRGGEAYNISGSDVVSMQQLLDIVLEGCEKDVNVVRDPALVRAVDELIYWNDLSKIKKDTGWKPCHVLSDTVNDMVEWWREELKKSEKEGGNQI; from the coding sequence ATGTCATTGAAAGTTTTTATTACGGGAATTGGCGGATTTATAGGAAGTCACCTCTCAGAGTTTCTGGCCCGCAAGGGATGCGAAGTGTGGGGGTCGTATTTCCGTCCGACAAACGATATGAGTGTTCCGACACGATATGCCAAAGGTCTTTTTAATATTGACGTTCGTCAGAGATCACATCTTGAAGAAGCTCTTCAACAAGTTCGTCCTCACGTTATTTACCACTTGGCGGCTCAGAGCTACCCTATGGTTTCGTATAAAGAACCTGAATTCACAGTAGAATCGAACGTTATGGGAACGCTCAACGTCTTTGAATCAATGCTTCATCTGGGATTGAAAGATACGAGAGTCTTGCTGGCATCATCTACAGCTGCCTACGGATTTATAGATCCCTCCGAGGCTCCTGTAACAGAAGATCAGCCATTTCGGCCAGCTCACGTCTACGGTATGTCGAAAGCGGCTCAGGATTTGCTTGCCGTGACGTATGGCAACGCTCACTCACTTGATATTATTCGCCTGCGAATAGGCAATTGCGTAGGACGTCGCCGCAGGGGGGAAGTTGTTTCCGACTTTACCCGACGTCGCGCTCAGATAGATTTAGATATTATTCCGCCGGAATTTCATGTGGGAAATTTGCACACGAAGCGGGCCTTCCTTGATGTGCGAGACGCTGTAGAGGGCTTTTGGGCTCTTCAGGAGAAGGGACGTGGCGGAGAAGCTTATAATATTTCTGGATCAGATGTCGTTTCGATGCAGCAGCTTCTCGACATTGTTCTTGAAGGTTGCGAAAAAGATGTAAACGTAGTGCGGGATCCGGCTCTTGTGCGTGCTGTTGATGAATTGATCTACTGGAATGACTTATCAAAGATCAAGAAGGATACTGGCTGGAAACCTTGCCACGTTTTGAGTGACACTGTAAATGATATGGTAGAGTGGTGGAGAGAGGAATTGAAAAAATCAGAGAAAGAAGGAGGAAATCAAATTTGA
- a CDS encoding ATP-binding protein produces MTDNSKEIVNLQLQPMLRKRFGKALGNFSMIKDGDKILIGLSGGKDSLVLLTALSAFRKRSPRHFELGACTVDISGGEMDTQPLSDLCDKLHVEHFVTIYPISEIIKRRNEKSPCSFCSNLRRGILSSVAVEHGYNVLALGHNLDDVSETVLMNLFQTGRFKSFRPKFWQSRTGLWVIRPLIYIGEKELKKEALRLKLPITPEICPFSLHTQRSKTRLLIEQLEQENPSIKMNIIHALSSVRSSDVWGIEQEDCEKERR; encoded by the coding sequence ATGACGGATAATTCAAAAGAAATAGTCAACCTTCAGCTTCAACCAATGCTCCGTAAACGCTTTGGAAAAGCTCTCGGCAATTTTTCTATGATTAAAGATGGAGACAAGATCCTCATCGGACTCTCAGGGGGCAAAGACAGCCTTGTTCTTTTAACAGCCCTGTCCGCTTTCCGCAAAAGATCTCCCCGCCACTTCGAACTTGGAGCCTGTACCGTCGATATTTCAGGGGGAGAGATGGATACACAACCTCTTTCCGATCTTTGCGATAAACTTCATGTCGAACATTTCGTGACGATTTACCCTATTTCGGAGATAATAAAGAGACGAAATGAGAAATCGCCCTGCAGTTTTTGTTCCAATCTCAGACGAGGCATTCTGAGTTCCGTAGCTGTGGAACACGGATATAATGTACTTGCCTTGGGACACAATCTCGACGATGTATCGGAAACAGTTCTTATGAACCTCTTTCAGACAGGTCGCTTTAAAAGTTTCAGACCCAAGTTTTGGCAAAGTCGCACAGGGTTGTGGGTTATCAGGCCACTCATATATATTGGGGAAAAGGAACTTAAAAAAGAAGCGTTGCGTTTGAAATTACCTATCACACCTGAAATTTGTCCCTTTTCGCTCCATACGCAACGAAGTAAGACACGTTTGCTTATAGAACAGTTAGAGCAAGAGAATCCGAGCATAAAAATGAATATTATTCACGCTCTTTCGTCAGTGCGGTCATCGGATGTATGGGGCATAGAGCAAGAAGATTGCGAGAAGGAGAGACGATAA
- a CDS encoding response regulator transcription factor — MDSIRLVIADDHRLFRDGVKKLLELESDIDVIGEAGDGEEALKVVREKEPDVLLFDINMPKIDGIQLVRELNSYTHAIKYVAVSAYDDEDSLSALSSAGVLGFVLKASGRVELLSAIRSANRNQPYVDPRVAGKLLTSFSRRKEENDQLYELTPREKEILYWLAQGLSNSEVAAKMVLSEKTVKNHVSHVLKKLDLRDRTQAAILAWRIGFAQLQPDSLRQVISGSLSSK; from the coding sequence ATGGATTCCATACGCCTTGTTATAGCTGACGATCATAGGCTTTTTCGAGATGGCGTAAAGAAACTTCTGGAACTTGAGTCTGATATTGATGTAATTGGTGAAGCTGGAGATGGTGAAGAAGCTTTAAAAGTCGTGCGAGAGAAAGAGCCGGATGTTCTTCTTTTTGATATCAATATGCCTAAAATAGACGGAATTCAGCTTGTACGGGAATTGAACAGCTATACACATGCTATTAAATATGTTGCCGTGAGTGCTTACGATGATGAAGATAGTCTTTCAGCTCTTTCTTCAGCGGGTGTTTTAGGATTTGTGCTTAAAGCTTCGGGCAGAGTGGAATTGTTGTCGGCAATTCGTTCTGCCAATCGTAATCAACCGTATGTGGACCCGCGAGTTGCGGGAAAACTATTGACTTCATTTTCAAGACGCAAAGAGGAAAATGATCAGCTTTATGAATTGACGCCCCGGGAAAAGGAAATATTATACTGGCTTGCACAGGGGCTGAGCAATTCCGAAGTGGCAGCTAAGATGGTTCTCTCTGAGAAAACAGTTAAGAATCATGTAAGTCACGTTTTAAAGAAGCTTGATTTGCGTGATAGAACTCAGGCAGCGATTTTGGCGTGGCGCATTGGTTTTGCACAACTGCAACCAGATTCTTTGCGACAGGTTATTAGCGGTTCTTTATCATCGAAGTAA
- a CDS encoding PEP/pyruvate-binding domain-containing protein: protein MNDKTANEKTISEYFAWDPQNDPDFSSLIVGEGSIGGKGRSLLFGFRKIRDNVDPDLQEHVTIPVSLFIAVSSFRDVIRQIPNLEELQNGDPAQLEEAFLRTTLPEEVRGHLAAFLSKMTDPIIVRSSSILEDSLKYSFAGKYLSLFEINGDAPLEERLARVEEDIKKIYARTFFPIATAYRNKHKLGNDEMGIIIMRVAGKWRGNYYYPTMAGVGFSRYYRRWTTRIKSEDGIIRLVFGMGTTSTKRGYARTFSLTMPCLRPEGQNPFNVMRHSQEHFQVVDKEKGELVTVDIKQIWKDIAPYHECFPDYAQIYRSDDEGGYFSPMASRIGSIVEKGDKICFTFEEFACRSKHFFERMKKILQLLDHAMGVPADVEFAYHPREDIVEIVQARPLWLSDTFEKRIPDLSDKKVILQADRMVTNGARENIPHIVLIDHHLYSRERRFSDIARGIGEVNQSMGDKNFILVAPGRVGSSNPLLGVPVQYDEITKCCCIVEVGIPKEGYMPELSFGTHFFTDLEIDGILYMPVYKGDRNNIYDEEFFETAPYALGPHPAIRIYTGSFSVYTDGDHNRGIVIVNSVTKPV, encoded by the coding sequence GTGAACGATAAGACAGCAAACGAAAAGACAATTAGTGAGTATTTTGCGTGGGATCCACAAAACGACCCCGACTTTTCTTCTCTTATTGTAGGGGAAGGAAGTATCGGAGGAAAAGGTCGTTCCCTCCTCTTTGGCTTTCGCAAGATTCGAGACAACGTTGATCCCGATCTACAAGAACATGTAACTATTCCTGTCTCACTCTTTATAGCTGTAAGCTCTTTTCGTGATGTTATTCGCCAGATTCCCAACCTTGAAGAACTTCAAAATGGGGATCCTGCCCAATTGGAAGAAGCCTTTTTGCGCACCACGCTGCCTGAAGAGGTACGAGGCCATCTGGCTGCTTTTCTGAGCAAAATGACAGACCCCATTATTGTCAGAAGCAGCAGCATACTCGAGGATTCCCTCAAATATTCCTTTGCGGGAAAATACCTCTCTCTCTTTGAAATAAATGGGGATGCCCCGTTGGAAGAACGTCTTGCCCGTGTCGAAGAGGATATTAAGAAAATTTACGCACGAACCTTTTTCCCCATCGCCACAGCGTACAGAAACAAGCATAAACTCGGAAATGATGAAATGGGAATCATTATAATGCGCGTTGCCGGAAAGTGGCGCGGAAACTACTACTATCCCACCATGGCCGGCGTCGGATTCTCTCGGTACTACAGACGGTGGACAACCCGTATTAAGTCGGAAGATGGCATTATTCGCCTCGTCTTCGGTATGGGAACAACAAGCACTAAGCGAGGGTACGCCAGAACCTTTTCACTGACAATGCCCTGTCTCCGCCCGGAGGGACAAAATCCATTTAACGTTATGCGGCACTCACAGGAGCATTTTCAGGTCGTAGATAAAGAGAAAGGAGAGCTTGTCACCGTTGATATAAAGCAGATATGGAAAGACATAGCTCCCTATCACGAGTGTTTCCCCGACTATGCGCAGATATACCGTTCCGACGACGAGGGAGGCTACTTCTCCCCTATGGCATCACGAATAGGATCCATCGTAGAAAAAGGAGACAAGATCTGTTTCACTTTTGAAGAGTTTGCATGTCGCTCAAAGCACTTTTTTGAAAGGATGAAGAAGATTCTTCAACTTCTCGACCATGCCATGGGCGTTCCGGCAGATGTGGAATTTGCCTACCACCCAAGAGAAGATATTGTAGAGATAGTCCAGGCCAGGCCACTGTGGCTAAGCGATACCTTTGAGAAGAGGATTCCCGATCTTTCAGACAAGAAGGTTATTCTGCAAGCTGACCGGATGGTAACAAATGGCGCTCGGGAAAACATACCTCATATTGTGCTTATAGACCATCACCTCTACTCCAGGGAACGTCGTTTCTCAGATATTGCCAGAGGCATTGGAGAGGTTAATCAGAGCATGGGGGATAAGAACTTCATTCTCGTAGCTCCAGGACGTGTGGGATCGAGCAACCCCCTTCTAGGTGTGCCTGTACAGTACGATGAAATAACGAAGTGTTGCTGCATTGTGGAAGTCGGTATTCCCAAAGAAGGCTATATGCCCGAACTCTCTTTCGGAACCCACTTCTTTACTGACCTTGAAATTGATGGCATTCTCTACATGCCAGTCTATAAAGGAGACAGAAATAATATTTACGATGAGGAATTCTTTGAGACAGCTCCATATGCATTGGGGCCTCACCCTGCCATCCGCATCTATACGGGATCTTTCTCCGTCTATACAGATGGAGACCACAACAGAGGAATTGTCATCGTCAATTCTGTAACGAAGCCAGTATAA
- a CDS encoding HAD-IIIA family hydrolase: MVPAVFLDRDGTLIEHVPYLDDICKIRLVPFAAQALKKLKSLGYLLVVVSNQSGVARGYFDEAFVQKSHRFIQKELEREGTGIDAFYYCPHHPEAVIEQYKQECTCRKPAPGMVLGAVKDLSIDIRRSWVVGDNEPDLLLAENVNCPFILVRSGYGAELEEKKSMLSLHVVDGLYEAACLIEETHRRK; the protein is encoded by the coding sequence ATGGTTCCTGCGGTTTTTCTCGATAGAGATGGAACATTAATAGAACACGTTCCTTATTTAGACGATATCTGCAAGATCAGACTTGTGCCTTTTGCCGCGCAAGCTCTCAAAAAGTTAAAAAGCCTGGGATATCTTCTCGTGGTGGTTTCCAACCAAAGCGGCGTTGCTCGTGGGTATTTTGATGAAGCCTTTGTTCAAAAGAGCCATCGCTTTATACAGAAAGAATTGGAAAGGGAAGGAACCGGTATTGATGCTTTCTATTACTGTCCTCATCATCCTGAGGCTGTGATAGAGCAATACAAACAAGAATGTACGTGTCGGAAACCTGCTCCTGGAATGGTATTGGGAGCGGTTAAAGATCTTTCAATAGATATACGGAGAAGCTGGGTCGTAGGAGACAATGAACCAGATCTGCTTCTGGCCGAGAATGTGAATTGTCCATTCATTCTTGTTCGAAGCGGATATGGGGCAGAGTTGGAAGAGAAGAAAAGCATGTTGTCGCTACATGTCGTCGATGGGTTGTACGAGGCAGCATGTCTTATAGAAGAAACCCATAGGAGAAAGTAA
- a CDS encoding nucleotidyltransferase family protein: MKSELAVILAGGLGTRLRSVVSDRPKALALIGGKPFLHWLFLFLRQRGIGKCLLLLGYKADQIREYCQNGEPWGLSIEYSVEPEPLDKAGALRYALPSIQEDDFLFLNGDTLLDVDIESMFKESRHLDADVVIALRKWPSIERTDPVEIDEDKRVLRFGDSSIAAGDDGQWLINGGLYVVKRKVVEDLPEGRLSWEKDVLPALLERNAPVYAHEAEGFFVDIGVPDDYQKSQKNIPEFIVSLDQ, translated from the coding sequence ATGAAGAGTGAACTTGCCGTTATTCTTGCGGGAGGCCTTGGAACCCGCCTGCGGTCGGTTGTCTCCGACCGTCCAAAAGCGCTTGCGCTTATAGGTGGCAAGCCTTTCTTACATTGGCTTTTTCTCTTCCTTCGTCAAAGAGGCATAGGGAAATGTCTTCTGCTTCTTGGCTATAAGGCCGACCAGATCCGGGAATATTGCCAAAACGGAGAGCCATGGGGATTATCGATAGAATATAGTGTGGAACCTGAGCCTCTCGATAAGGCGGGAGCTCTGCGTTATGCCCTGCCTTCCATTCAGGAAGACGATTTTTTGTTTCTTAACGGCGACACCCTTCTCGATGTGGATATAGAGAGCATGTTTAAAGAGAGCCGGCATCTCGATGCCGACGTGGTCATTGCACTTCGCAAATGGCCTTCAATAGAAAGAACAGATCCTGTTGAGATAGACGAAGATAAAAGAGTCTTGCGATTTGGGGATTCCTCCATAGCAGCTGGGGACGATGGCCAGTGGCTTATCAATGGAGGACTCTATGTTGTTAAACGAAAAGTGGTTGAGGATTTGCCAGAAGGGCGGCTTTCCTGGGAAAAAGATGTATTGCCCGCATTGCTTGAAAGAAATGCCCCCGTGTACGCTCACGAAGCGGAAGGTTTTTTTGTTGACATTGGCGTTCCAGACGATTATCAAAAAAGCCAAAAAAATATTCCTGAATTTATAGTTTCCCTTGATCAATAA
- the fliD gene encoding flagellar filament capping protein FliD: MADSSEPLFTMPGVASGMDWGSMLDKVMEKARKPEEVWLEQKDTLELKIDLYKELSASIKQARTALTPLKLESTYLNKQAEMVVLSGGSSSDAIVKATVKSTAAICRHEIEVIQKATKETRFGARIEDKMEDLGLTENRIFYISAGGKRAKIEITPSDTLQKVVDKINGATDITLNADGEAKGEPLPIVAKILDNRLVLESTETGLGEKTFESTITRGADGEPDLLDFSIDKQAPANGALTVTQAGITYIEGVDFEVSQGGNEITWLAGGNKPAEGIKYNVSYKVNANVYTFDTEGEADGSIINILGLDSADARNYIPAQDAELVIDGMSITRSSNTIEGLIDGVTLDVAGPGTVMMDVTLDAEKAVTSTEEFVTAYNDIMDWINIRLSEELVKDPVSDFERKWGKLHGDSTLWQIKSQLRQILGSSAPIPFNQRTGTEAILGTMADEGLTNDTAFSITIDNKSTSIVVKPGDTVQNIADRINSSSELRYDSNGELLSPPLATARVTEGRLVITAASNKQATVSDSSGVLGLLGLNDPYTQLSQLGITTEKADFGKSGKLEFDTDKFMTGMKKDPKAVEQFMTNVMKKLDEAMDGLTSSSTIATGGTSQPKGRISSQIHSWETEVKSIDKRISKFEDQLSEKRKRIYKQYTAAEQQLAKLQQQISWLSSVSTQLASQSQ, encoded by the coding sequence ATGGCAGATTCTAGTGAGCCTCTCTTTACTATGCCTGGTGTTGCTAGTGGTATGGATTGGGGAAGTATGCTCGATAAAGTGATGGAAAAGGCACGGAAGCCTGAAGAAGTCTGGCTTGAGCAGAAAGATACCCTTGAGTTGAAAATAGATCTCTATAAAGAACTTTCCGCTTCTATTAAACAAGCTCGAACGGCTTTGACTCCTCTAAAACTCGAGTCTACTTATCTTAATAAACAGGCAGAAATGGTCGTTCTCAGCGGGGGATCGTCAAGCGATGCCATTGTAAAAGCTACAGTGAAATCAACAGCAGCCATTTGTCGTCATGAAATAGAGGTTATTCAGAAGGCCACGAAAGAAACTCGCTTCGGTGCTCGTATCGAAGACAAGATGGAAGACCTTGGTCTTACGGAAAACCGCATTTTCTACATTTCAGCAGGTGGAAAACGGGCAAAGATAGAGATTACCCCAAGCGACACGCTTCAGAAAGTTGTAGATAAAATCAACGGAGCCACAGATATAACCCTTAATGCAGACGGTGAAGCAAAGGGAGAGCCACTGCCCATCGTCGCAAAAATTCTTGACAACAGGCTTGTTCTCGAAAGCACCGAAACAGGACTTGGAGAAAAAACTTTCGAATCAACTATTACACGGGGCGCCGACGGCGAGCCAGATCTATTAGACTTTTCCATAGACAAGCAGGCTCCTGCCAATGGAGCGTTGACTGTCACCCAGGCTGGCATAACCTATATTGAAGGTGTTGACTTCGAAGTTTCTCAGGGCGGCAATGAGATTACATGGCTCGCTGGCGGAAACAAACCGGCAGAGGGCATAAAATATAACGTTTCCTATAAAGTAAACGCCAATGTTTACACCTTTGATACTGAAGGAGAGGCAGACGGAAGCATTATCAACATTCTCGGACTGGATAGCGCTGATGCCAGAAATTACATCCCCGCTCAAGATGCAGAGCTTGTCATCGATGGAATGAGCATAACCCGATCGAGCAACACCATAGAGGGCCTCATTGACGGTGTAACCCTTGATGTGGCGGGACCAGGCACAGTCATGATGGATGTAACCCTTGACGCCGAGAAAGCTGTTACATCTACAGAGGAGTTTGTAACGGCCTACAATGACATTATGGACTGGATCAATATCCGTCTTTCCGAGGAACTCGTCAAAGACCCAGTTTCAGACTTCGAACGAAAATGGGGCAAGCTTCATGGAGATTCAACACTTTGGCAAATCAAAAGCCAGTTACGCCAAATATTGGGAAGTTCCGCTCCTATCCCGTTCAACCAGAGAACCGGCACAGAAGCTATTCTTGGAACAATGGCCGACGAAGGTCTTACAAACGATACGGCCTTCTCTATTACCATAGATAACAAGAGCACTTCCATAGTCGTGAAACCTGGCGACACCGTACAAAATATAGCCGATCGTATCAATAGCTCCAGTGAGCTTCGCTACGATTCGAATGGAGAGCTTCTCTCCCCGCCTCTTGCCACAGCAAGAGTTACAGAAGGCCGCCTTGTTATTACTGCTGCAAGTAATAAACAGGCGACAGTTTCCGACTCAAGCGGAGTATTGGGACTTTTAGGTCTCAACGATCCCTACACACAGCTTTCTCAGCTCGGCATTACTACTGAAAAGGCCGACTTCGGAAAGAGCGGGAAACTGGAATTCGATACAGATAAGTTCATGACTGGCATGAAAAAGGATCCTAAGGCTGTGGAACAATTCATGACGAATGTTATGAAAAAACTCGACGAAGCCATGGACGGACTTACCAGTTCTTCCACTATCGCCACTGGCGGAACATCTCAACCTAAGGGACGTATTTCCAGTCAGATACACTCATGGGAAACAGAAGTAAAATCGATAGATAAGCGAATCAGCAAATTCGAAGATCAGCTTTCTGAAAAACGGAAACGAATTTATAAGCAATATACGGCAGCAGAGCAGCAATTAGCCAAACTACAACAGCAGATAAGCTGGCTTTCCAGCGTATCAACGCAACTCGCGTCACAAAGCCAGTAA
- a CDS encoding lysylphosphatidylglycerol synthase transmembrane domain-containing protein translates to MSLRKGLVVFLTLTFGVSALVLISSVDESTVEMLFTARKSALVVALLLVFGAWCCDAMRFCAIARAASERVTFRLGLVLTWLHYFGCAVTPMQSGGGPFQVFVLYKHDMPIGKGVAITLTRTLLTLLLLGVVVPMAILFEPELLGTSLFVKSVFTYVAIFVGISWVLVVLSLTKPQLMKRWGQILTLMLKRFGIVKHIKVLSVIRRVNREIDNYSENFRLFFTSGFPHFVGAIILSGLHLLCLFSVLPCLIWAVGLPVHYLQAFMAQAVFMFVLYFVPTPGASGVAEGGGAALFGLLVPWHVAGVMAILWRFFTEYLAIGMGAAVAIRLLGWGTSEEIFMNEREKLDHDA, encoded by the coding sequence TTGTCATTACGAAAAGGACTCGTTGTATTCTTAACTTTGACATTCGGAGTAAGTGCTCTGGTTCTTATTTCAAGTGTGGACGAGAGTACTGTTGAAATGCTTTTTACCGCAAGGAAATCTGCATTAGTAGTTGCTTTACTGCTTGTTTTTGGGGCGTGGTGCTGTGACGCCATGCGTTTTTGTGCCATAGCCAGAGCAGCTTCAGAGCGCGTAACTTTCCGCCTTGGATTGGTTTTAACGTGGCTCCATTACTTTGGATGCGCTGTAACTCCTATGCAAAGTGGCGGCGGACCCTTTCAGGTCTTTGTCTTATATAAACACGATATGCCTATAGGGAAAGGTGTGGCAATTACCTTAACGCGCACCCTTCTCACCCTTTTGCTGCTGGGCGTTGTGGTTCCTATGGCTATTCTTTTTGAACCAGAGCTTTTGGGAACAAGCCTCTTTGTAAAAAGCGTATTTACATATGTTGCAATTTTTGTGGGTATTTCATGGGTTCTTGTCGTTTTGAGTCTCACGAAACCTCAGCTGATGAAAAGATGGGGCCAGATATTGACCCTTATGCTGAAACGTTTCGGGATTGTAAAGCATATAAAGGTGCTCTCTGTAATACGCAGGGTCAATAGGGAAATAGACAATTATAGCGAGAATTTCAGACTCTTCTTCACGTCTGGATTTCCTCACTTTGTAGGCGCCATAATTCTTTCTGGCCTTCATTTGCTCTGTCTTTTCTCGGTTCTTCCCTGCCTTATCTGGGCAGTTGGCCTTCCTGTTCACTACCTTCAGGCTTTTATGGCACAAGCTGTATTCATGTTTGTGCTCTATTTTGTTCCCACTCCTGGCGCAAGTGGCGTTGCAGAAGGGGGAGGAGCCGCCCTTTTCGGACTTCTCGTTCCCTGGCATGTTGCAGGAGTAATGGCCATTCTATGGCGTTTCTTTACGGAATACTTAGCTATAGGAATGGGTGCAGCTGTAGCCATCCGACTCTTGGGATGGGGAACCAGCGAAGAAATTTTTATGAATGAAAGAGAGAAATTAGACCATGACGCATGA